A portion of the Leptospira congkakensis genome contains these proteins:
- a CDS encoding adenine phosphoribosyltransferase: protein MSIVKSKIRTIPDYPKPGILFRDITSLLIDPEGFQLTIGMFVERYQNAKLNKIAAIDARGFIPGAALAFQLGIGFVPIRKKGKLPGTTISESYALEYGVDHVEIHTDAISPGERVLIMDDLIATGGTLEASIKLVQNLKGVVHECSTIINLPDLGGAKRIKDTYGIDVFSICEFEGH, encoded by the coding sequence ATGTCCATTGTTAAATCTAAGATTCGTACCATTCCCGATTACCCGAAACCGGGGATTCTATTTCGCGATATTACTTCCCTTCTCATCGATCCAGAAGGATTCCAACTCACCATTGGAATGTTTGTAGAACGATACCAAAATGCTAAATTGAATAAAATTGCTGCCATTGATGCCAGAGGGTTTATCCCTGGAGCTGCTCTCGCCTTCCAACTCGGTATTGGATTTGTTCCGATCCGTAAAAAAGGCAAACTACCAGGGACCACTATTTCTGAATCTTATGCTTTGGAATACGGGGTGGACCATGTGGAAATCCATACAGATGCAATTAGTCCTGGCGAACGAGTTTTGATTATGGACGATTTGATCGCCACTGGTGGAACTTTAGAAGCTTCGATCAAACTTGTACAAAACTTAAAAGGTGTGGTTCATGAATGTTCTACAATCATCAACTTACCAGATTTAGGTGGAGCGAAACGAATCAAAGATACTTATGGAATCGACGTATTTTCTATTTGTGAATTTGAAGGACACTAA
- a CDS encoding glycosyltransferase, protein MSGKTLVIIPAYNEAETIEEVVRGAIVYADVSVTDDASKDSTPTILAKLQKEFGQRLHVIRHEKNTHIPKGIQDGMKYAVEKGYEWVITMDAGLSHDAGYLKEFQSFPNCDLVIGSRTSTVNVPLYRKFISWLAAKVMNYCLSKGILNLFGAGLRDCTSGYRRYSKPMFQKIASYPLESVAFDFHMEALSIVARNDGSIKELPIRYIFSNSSFNKKVLKLAISFAKKLLLRKWKLIPQHP, encoded by the coding sequence ATGTCTGGAAAAACTTTAGTCATCATCCCTGCATACAATGAAGCCGAAACCATTGAAGAAGTGGTTCGGGGTGCAATTGTATATGCAGATGTTTCCGTAACGGATGATGCTAGTAAAGATTCTACACCGACCATTTTGGCCAAATTACAAAAAGAATTTGGCCAAAGGCTCCATGTCATCCGCCACGAAAAAAATACACATATTCCTAAGGGAATCCAAGATGGAATGAAGTATGCTGTGGAAAAAGGATATGAATGGGTTATTACAATGGATGCTGGCTTATCGCATGACGCCGGTTACCTGAAGGAATTCCAATCTTTTCCGAATTGTGACTTGGTGATCGGCTCTAGAACTTCTACGGTAAATGTACCACTTTACCGCAAATTCATCTCCTGGCTTGCTGCCAAGGTTATGAATTATTGTTTATCCAAAGGGATTTTGAATCTTTTTGGAGCTGGTCTGCGCGACTGCACAAGTGGTTATAGACGGTATTCCAAACCAATGTTTCAGAAAATAGCATCGTATCCATTAGAATCGGTAGCCTTTGATTTTCATATGGAAGCATTGTCTATTGTTGCAAGAAATGATGGTTCTATCAAAGAATTGCCAATTCGTTATATCTTTTCAAATAGTAGTTTCAATAAGAAAGTATTGAAACTTGCCATTAGTTTTGCAAAAAAACTTTTGTTACGAAAATGGAAACTGATCCCTCAACATCCTTAA
- a CDS encoding nucleotidyltransferase family protein produces the protein MKKIRIGVIAAAGKGTRAYPRTSFIPKPLFVIEGKSILHRNVELMVKTFGIEKVYVLVGHLKEQIIGEIDHIRLAIPKVVIEPVDWTKKGLASDVASLEKTIHEPFLTILGDEFYYRTDHDQFLKVLKKHPNMAASIGIVKTSLLSRIRKNYSVVLENDKIVNLVEKPENPPNELLGLGSYFFTPEYFEFFKNTPPSAKSGVIEITDVIDKMAKESKGGVYATTLSCEYFNINSMQDYYHAVYEVRNDLFHKFKTSLVIPTNNNERSITDVIVDFKDKFNEIIVIDNESTDETLALSKKEKVKTYTFPGDGDPTRLGEQVRRGIEYATGDIIVVVSPDGSFRSKDFPKLLEYMKDSDMVIGTRTTRQMIEQGSNLKPLYRLVNLLMGKLVEVFWWGQEPRFTDVDCQFFSVWRESYERVKPQLVIQDRKFIVELMIDIVRSHMRCIEIPISYFKPVGQVEYRLRDMISDSIYILKLILSKKFYLGENRDGE, from the coding sequence TTGAAAAAGATCAGAATTGGGGTCATTGCGGCTGCCGGAAAAGGAACCCGAGCATATCCCCGAACCAGCTTCATTCCAAAACCTCTCTTCGTCATCGAAGGAAAGTCCATCCTCCACCGCAATGTGGAACTTATGGTCAAAACCTTTGGAATTGAGAAAGTTTATGTACTGGTTGGTCACCTCAAAGAACAAATCATTGGCGAGATTGATCATATCCGTTTGGCGATTCCTAAGGTAGTGATCGAACCTGTGGATTGGACAAAAAAAGGTTTGGCCTCTGATGTGGCGAGCCTTGAAAAAACTATTCATGAACCTTTTCTTACCATTCTTGGTGATGAATTTTATTACCGCACAGATCACGATCAGTTTTTAAAAGTTTTAAAAAAACATCCGAATATGGCCGCCTCCATTGGGATTGTAAAAACTTCCTTACTTTCAAGGATTCGAAAAAACTATTCCGTTGTATTAGAAAATGATAAAATAGTCAACTTGGTTGAAAAACCAGAAAATCCTCCCAATGAACTTTTGGGACTAGGAAGTTACTTTTTCACACCAGAATATTTTGAATTTTTTAAAAACACACCTCCTTCGGCAAAGTCAGGTGTTATCGAAATCACAGATGTGATTGATAAAATGGCAAAAGAGTCCAAAGGCGGAGTGTATGCTACCACTCTCAGTTGTGAATACTTCAATATCAATTCTATGCAGGATTATTATCATGCAGTGTATGAAGTAAGAAATGACCTGTTTCATAAATTCAAAACAAGCCTTGTTATCCCAACTAACAATAATGAACGATCTATCACTGATGTGATTGTTGACTTCAAAGACAAATTTAACGAAATCATTGTCATCGATAACGAATCCACTGACGAAACTTTAGCTCTCAGTAAAAAAGAAAAAGTTAAAACTTACACTTTCCCAGGGGATGGTGACCCTACAAGACTTGGGGAACAAGTGAGAAGGGGAATCGAATACGCAACGGGAGATATCATTGTTGTTGTTTCTCCAGATGGATCTTTCCGTTCGAAAGATTTTCCAAAACTTCTCGAGTATATGAAAGATTCGGATATGGTGATTGGTACTCGCACCACAAGACAGATGATCGAACAAGGATCGAATCTCAAACCACTCTATCGTTTGGTAAATTTACTGATGGGAAAATTGGTTGAGGTGTTTTGGTGGGGCCAAGAGCCACGATTTACCGATGTGGATTGTCAATTTTTTTCTGTTTGGCGAGAGTCATACGAACGAGTAAAACCACAACTAGTGATCCAAGATCGAAAGTTCATTGTGGAGCTTATGATTGATATTGTTAGATCTCATATGCGTTGTATTGAAATTCCTATCTCTTACTTTAAACCAGTAGGACAAGTGGAATACCGATTACGTGATATGATTTCAGATTCAATTTATATACTGAAATTAATTTTATCTAAAAAGTTTTACCTAGGAGAAAATCGCGATGGCGAATAA
- a CDS encoding ATP-binding protein: MKTSFSILAAFFCIGDLTILSDSLFLENQILNQAHSISTYLVFLSFVLLFFGLQFPTFFRNFPRLVVICSFVLGMGIMLLFVDLGLLNEVYPQASLILLKYYYNTYFVLAVITFSYLVIAKLRYNFPAIQRFMEFIYLATFLTCGFFIFLCFFPGTIPLTTKYFLHFFLFVNLLFLSCFVVFLFHYSFTEDYLTHPFSFLFERSAKIFEDQIPATRSNSRLIKENLWGLYEKRNWRTVMDSFWFQILVDETLDNALEHGGKREEDIITVHVFESRKYIDVYVIDSGKGFNPRLIPSPIESDRKLVTSGRGIHILKKLFVVRWNFLGNEVSIRVDKTKSSDWKSVT; encoded by the coding sequence ATGAAAACCAGTTTTTCTATCCTAGCGGCTTTTTTCTGTATCGGAGATTTGACAATACTTTCTGATAGTTTGTTCTTAGAAAATCAAATCTTAAACCAAGCTCACTCCATCTCCACATATTTAGTTTTTTTATCCTTTGTTTTGTTGTTTTTTGGATTGCAGTTCCCGACTTTCTTTCGTAATTTCCCACGACTCGTTGTCATTTGTTCCTTTGTTTTGGGTATGGGAATTATGTTGTTATTTGTGGATTTGGGATTACTCAATGAGGTGTACCCGCAAGCAAGTCTTATATTACTGAAGTATTATTATAACACTTACTTTGTGTTAGCCGTTATAACTTTTTCATATTTAGTCATAGCCAAACTCAGGTATAATTTTCCTGCCATCCAAAGATTTATGGAATTTATTTATTTGGCCACTTTTCTCACTTGTGGATTTTTTATTTTCCTTTGTTTTTTCCCAGGCACCATTCCATTAACAACAAAGTATTTTTTGCATTTTTTTCTATTTGTGAATCTACTGTTTCTCTCTTGTTTTGTGGTATTTTTATTCCATTACTCTTTTACAGAAGATTACCTAACTCATCCGTTTTCGTTTTTATTTGAAAGATCGGCAAAAATTTTTGAAGATCAAATTCCAGCAACAAGATCCAATTCGCGTCTGATCAAAGAAAATCTTTGGGGATTGTATGAGAAAAGAAATTGGCGAACGGTTATGGATAGTTTTTGGTTTCAGATTCTTGTGGATGAAACTCTGGATAATGCCTTAGAACATGGTGGTAAAAGAGAAGAAGATATCATTACCGTTCATGTCTTCGAATCGCGTAAGTACATTGATGTGTATGTGATTGATAGTGGAAAAGGTTTTAATCCGAGGCTCATCCCAAGTCCTATCGAATCGGATAGAAAGTTAGTCACAAGCGGACGTGGAATTCATATTTTAAAAAAATTGTTTGTGGTTCGGTGGAATTTTCTCGGAAACGAAGTAAGTATCCGAGTGGATAAAACAAAGAGTTCTGATTGGAAATCCGTAACCTAA
- a CDS encoding AZOBR_p60025 family cell surface glycopolymer formation protein: MFLNRIYPIFLYFNSKQWASILLFFLVWGVSTLGYWKKYEWNPSSMVNFGYEFALQNQAETPEKAVLFKGEKGDLGAGYDGQIFYYFSRPLSEFNLNWPKGFDESYRAPRIGYPLLIALFGFFGKSTAIFGMYFWNIVLTLVSYFYLRKLLNEETKPYAILYLLSPFALGSYYVLVSDTVMVSILIIAYYYYVNKKYIPFILFSSLAILTKEPALFLLFPLGLAAVFKRDLKRILVVGSVLIIPICWHLYLAYRFPNWRPGRLTDFILPLEGLISYMESIWRSLASGTNWKDLARLFSRFPLVVLFFLGLFLPFTGQIKKGWEFRISFLLIMFMVGTAGYYHFWSVYENVSRMFTLSIPVLLLLLNEDKTIRKQEYILLTLFILVLFLVKVLLISKQLGYQIGFVGF; this comes from the coding sequence ATGTTCCTAAATCGTATCTACCCCATCTTTTTATATTTTAATTCGAAACAATGGGCCAGTATTTTATTATTTTTTTTGGTCTGGGGAGTTTCCACTTTAGGATATTGGAAAAAATATGAATGGAATCCGAGTTCCATGGTAAACTTTGGGTATGAGTTCGCATTACAAAACCAGGCGGAAACACCGGAAAAAGCTGTTTTGTTTAAAGGTGAAAAAGGTGATTTGGGAGCTGGTTACGATGGCCAGATTTTTTATTATTTTTCAAGGCCACTTTCTGAATTTAATTTGAATTGGCCAAAGGGATTTGATGAATCTTACCGCGCACCGCGAATCGGCTATCCTTTGTTAATTGCTCTTTTTGGTTTTTTTGGGAAATCAACTGCAATTTTTGGAATGTATTTTTGGAACATCGTCCTTACTTTAGTTTCTTATTTTTATTTGCGTAAATTATTAAATGAAGAAACTAAACCTTATGCCATTCTTTATCTATTAAGTCCATTTGCATTGGGAAGTTACTATGTTCTTGTGAGTGATACCGTAATGGTGTCCATTCTGATCATTGCCTATTACTATTATGTGAACAAAAAATATATCCCTTTTATTTTGTTTTCCAGTTTGGCTATACTCACTAAAGAGCCAGCTTTGTTTTTATTATTTCCTTTGGGACTTGCTGCCGTTTTCAAAAGGGATCTGAAACGAATTTTAGTAGTGGGATCTGTCCTCATCATTCCTATCTGTTGGCATTTGTATTTGGCATATCGTTTCCCCAACTGGAGACCAGGTCGACTTACTGATTTTATTTTACCATTGGAAGGCCTGATTTCTTATATGGAATCTATTTGGAGATCTCTTGCTTCTGGAACCAACTGGAAAGACTTAGCTAGGTTGTTTTCTCGCTTTCCACTTGTTGTTTTATTCTTTTTGGGATTGTTTTTGCCTTTTACTGGTCAGATAAAAAAGGGTTGGGAGTTTCGGATTTCTTTTTTATTAATTATGTTTATGGTGGGAACTGCAGGGTATTACCATTTCTGGTCGGTTTATGAAAACGTATCCAGAATGTTTACTCTTTCTATTCCTGTTTTATTGTTATTACTCAACGAAGACAAAACCATCCGCAAACAAGAGTATATACTATTAACTTTGTTCATTCTGGTTTTGTTTCTTGTGAAGGTATTACTCATTTCAAAACAATTAGGATACCAAATAGGATTTGTTGGATTCTAA
- a CDS encoding NAD-dependent epimerase/dehydratase family protein — protein sequence MANKVLVTGGCGFLGSHVCELFRKEGWDVVSFDNMTKYELKRTGYGSDATRDYNWNYLKSIGVTMVKGDIRNLEHLMDRSADCDYIIHTAAQPAMTISWEDPELDFSTNVIGTFNVMEAARKHKIPVVNTSSIHVYGNSINDSLTEGKTSYERNPVEISVEQPTMVGQISPLHASKMSAEHYVRSYTDMYGVKAASFRFTGIYGERQFGGEDHGWVANFAIRSVFGLPLRIFGTGKQTRDILHAEDGAKSYLEFFKNPIPGVYNIGGASPHKISLLECIHLIGEILGKKQEILFEVERPGDMRYFICDIKEAKKFGFNPKILPKEGVTRLLKWIETNKDVFNISGK from the coding sequence ATGGCGAATAAAGTATTGGTAACAGGCGGATGTGGATTTTTAGGATCCCATGTTTGTGAATTATTTCGTAAAGAAGGTTGGGATGTTGTTAGTTTTGACAACATGACAAAATATGAATTAAAACGAACTGGTTATGGATCTGATGCCACTCGTGATTATAACTGGAATTATTTAAAATCAATTGGTGTCACTATGGTGAAAGGTGACATTCGAAATTTGGAACATTTGATGGATCGTTCGGCAGATTGTGATTATATCATCCACACAGCAGCACAACCTGCGATGACTATCTCTTGGGAAGACCCAGAGTTAGATTTTTCAACAAATGTGATTGGGACTTTCAACGTAATGGAAGCGGCTCGCAAACATAAAATCCCTGTTGTGAATACTTCTTCCATCCATGTTTATGGAAACTCAATTAACGATAGTTTGACGGAAGGAAAAACTTCTTACGAAAGAAACCCTGTTGAAATTTCTGTAGAACAACCAACAATGGTGGGGCAAATTTCTCCTCTACACGCTTCCAAGATGAGTGCGGAACACTATGTAAGATCTTATACGGATATGTATGGCGTAAAAGCCGCAAGTTTTCGTTTTACAGGTATTTATGGTGAACGTCAGTTTGGTGGTGAAGATCATGGTTGGGTAGCAAACTTTGCAATCCGTTCTGTGTTTGGACTTCCACTTCGAATATTTGGAACCGGAAAACAAACTAGAGATATTTTGCATGCTGAAGATGGTGCAAAATCATATTTAGAATTTTTTAAAAATCCTATTCCTGGTGTATACAATATCGGTGGTGCAAGCCCACATAAAATTTCTCTTTTAGAATGTATCCACCTCATTGGTGAAATTCTTGGTAAAAAACAAGAAATCCTTTTTGAAGTAGAAAGACCAGGTGACATGCGTTATTTTATTTGCGATATTAAAGAAGCAAAAAAATTCGGCTTTAATCCTAAAATCCTACCAAAAGAAGGTGTGACAAGACTTCTTAAGTGGATTGAAACAAACAAAGACGTATTCAATATCTCTGGAAAGTAA
- the htpX gene encoding protease HtpX: MTWIKRIGFFLLTNILIMTTISIVTTLLGSMGFSIRAYGLDLTRLIVFCLMWGMAGSFISLLLSKMMAKWTMGVKVIDPKKASAPEMDVYRRVQSLAQRAHLPMPEVGIYESPEVNAFATGPSKSNSLVAVSTGLLNRMNAQELEGVLAHELSHVANGDMVTLTLIQGVVNSFAMFISRIIAYVASNAVKEEMAHIVRIVVTIALDIAFSILGSIAVAYFSRKREFRADAGGAKLAGKESMISALESLRQMVEMPEDPRGEALASFKISSNKGGFMSLFATHPALEERILALKQMR, encoded by the coding sequence ATGACTTGGATCAAACGAATCGGTTTTTTCCTGTTAACCAATATTTTGATTATGACTACCATCTCTATCGTAACCACATTGCTTGGTTCGATGGGATTTAGCATCCGTGCCTATGGTTTGGATCTAACTAGACTCATTGTATTCTGTTTAATGTGGGGTATGGCGGGGTCTTTCATTTCGCTTTTACTTTCTAAAATGATGGCGAAGTGGACGATGGGTGTAAAAGTCATCGATCCGAAAAAAGCTTCTGCACCAGAAATGGATGTATATCGCCGAGTACAATCTTTGGCGCAACGAGCACATCTTCCTATGCCAGAAGTTGGTATTTACGAATCTCCTGAAGTGAATGCGTTTGCTACGGGCCCAAGTAAATCCAATTCCCTTGTTGCTGTATCTACCGGACTACTGAATCGTATGAACGCACAAGAGTTGGAAGGAGTCCTTGCACATGAGTTGTCACACGTTGCCAATGGAGACATGGTAACACTCACTCTGATTCAAGGTGTTGTGAACTCATTCGCTATGTTCATCTCTCGTATCATTGCCTATGTTGCTTCCAACGCAGTAAAAGAAGAAATGGCGCATATCGTAAGAATTGTTGTTACAATTGCTCTAGACATTGCGTTCTCAATTCTTGGTTCTATAGCAGTGGCTTACTTCTCACGCAAACGTGAGTTCCGAGCTGATGCTGGTGGTGCCAAACTTGCGGGTAAAGAGTCTATGATTTCCGCTTTGGAATCTCTCCGTCAAATGGTGGAGATGCCAGAAGATCCGAGAGGAGAAGCTTTGGCTTCTTTTAAGATCTCTTCGAATAAAGGTGGATTCATGTCCTTATTTGCAACTCACCCGGCTTTAGAGGAAAGAATTTTAGCACTCAAACAAATGAGATAA
- a CDS encoding PDZ domain-containing protein produces the protein MFHLNQNNRYICILFLFLTGSLFGKSVPVGMTDSSILQIKATVQYPNFLQPWRFKNPEVRHSTGIYIGENRILVPAQAIYFYTSIEIKKPDALKLYTAELERLDPDLGLAILKLNDPNASKDLKAVIFPNELFLPGTGLVMESKDQRNLEEKKIRMIRLDMDSYSSGYVELPFIEIQSEEKLDGVGELIVDSTARIPQGILYQFKENNTGRVIPSFSIKHFIEGKTFPFKGFRFKPLTDTATRNYYGLKKDDLGVLVAEIYPGSSAEGILQLEDVLLEVSNYKIDPKGYFDHPKFGKLNLSYLFHNTNDLDSQVGKKIKIKVFRNKKPVSLEMDSKPLPESAIRIPYGNSRSETPRYLMLAGIVFQELSEMYLTEHGNQWRNRVNKELLYLNDFYRIKRNVNEGKVVFLSQVLPLSGNKAYHSAHQMILKTVNGIQVQSLNHLQELVKNSDSPYIHFVMSDGFELIFRKEEIQTLNAEAKQSFQIQKDSNF, from the coding sequence ATGTTTCATTTGAATCAAAACAATCGTTATATCTGTATACTTTTCCTATTTTTAACCGGTTCCTTATTTGGAAAATCGGTTCCTGTAGGGATGACGGATTCTTCTATCCTTCAAATCAAAGCCACAGTCCAATATCCAAATTTTCTACAACCATGGCGTTTTAAAAATCCCGAAGTCCGTCATTCCACTGGGATTTATATTGGAGAAAATCGAATTCTTGTTCCTGCCCAAGCAATCTATTTTTACACAAGTATTGAAATCAAAAAACCAGATGCATTAAAGTTATATACTGCTGAGTTGGAACGTTTGGATCCTGATTTAGGTCTTGCCATCCTAAAGTTGAATGATCCAAATGCTTCGAAAGATTTAAAGGCCGTTATTTTTCCAAACGAATTATTTTTGCCAGGAACAGGTCTTGTGATGGAAAGCAAAGACCAAAGGAATTTGGAAGAAAAAAAAATTAGGATGATTCGTTTGGATATGGATTCGTATTCTAGTGGTTATGTGGAACTTCCCTTTATTGAAATCCAATCCGAAGAAAAACTAGATGGCGTTGGTGAACTGATTGTAGACTCCACTGCCAGAATCCCGCAAGGAATTTTGTATCAATTCAAAGAAAACAATACAGGTCGAGTCATTCCTTCCTTTTCTATCAAACATTTTATCGAAGGAAAAACGTTTCCATTCAAAGGGTTTCGATTCAAACCCTTAACCGACACGGCGACAAGAAACTACTATGGGCTGAAAAAAGACGACTTAGGAGTGTTAGTGGCAGAAATTTATCCCGGATCTTCTGCTGAGGGAATTTTACAATTGGAAGATGTGTTGCTAGAAGTTTCCAATTACAAAATTGATCCCAAAGGATATTTTGACCATCCCAAGTTTGGAAAGCTGAATTTATCTTATCTCTTTCATAATACCAATGATTTAGATTCACAAGTGGGGAAAAAAATCAAAATAAAGGTTTTTCGAAATAAAAAACCAGTTTCTTTAGAAATGGATTCAAAACCTCTACCCGAATCCGCCATTCGCATTCCTTATGGAAATTCTAGATCCGAAACACCCCGATATTTAATGTTAGCTGGTATTGTTTTTCAGGAACTTTCGGAAATGTATCTAACAGAACATGGAAACCAGTGGAGAAACCGTGTTAACAAAGAACTTCTTTATCTGAACGATTTTTATCGAATCAAAAGAAATGTTAATGAAGGGAAAGTGGTGTTTTTATCACAAGTTTTACCACTTTCAGGGAATAAAGCTTATCACTCCGCTCACCAAATGATTCTAAAAACTGTGAATGGAATCCAAGTTCAGTCTTTAAACCATTTGCAGGAATTGGTGAAAAATTCTGACTCACCTTACATTCATTTTGTGATGTCAGATGGATTTGAACTCATCTTCAGAAAAGAAGAAATCCAAACCCTCAATGCCGAAGCAAAACAAAGTTTCCAAATTCAAAAGGATTCTAATTTTTAG
- a CDS encoding S1C family serine protease, translated as MPAINEKKAVTPNMMDSNKLMQKQKKIFLSPFHFASTILFFTSLFLSPVYTQENRQSIDEIKKSVVQIRVFSQAKDPFSPWISSGISASTGSGFLISQNRILTNAHVVSNAKFMEAQRNNQTEWYELKVLFVAHDCDLALLEVSDPEFYKDSNFLELGNLPELASPVDIIGYPIGGSKISVSRGIVSRIEQSTYAHSQIDSHLVVQVDAAINPGNSGGPALQNGKVVGVAFQASTKGENIGYIIPTGVIQHFLKDIEDGTYHGYVELGIQTQPSYSESHRKFYEIPSSVEGVFVTKVIKAGSADGYLKPGDYLTAIDGRKIGRNGNLLESNSVDFLELVDNKFAGEEIQFDLIRNKKRISVKFPAKKMPQMENQRSRYGINYDYLVFGGLVFQTVNRDLLESWSKNGHTQGGSLLVYRFYDATTLSDGQSEDVVLYRKLPHPNNSNSDFYLNMVVESLNGTKVKNLSHLKELLGSTKEKTIRIQFYGIQLPMILDREESERADLEIKKTYHLTEN; from the coding sequence ATTCCCGCAATTAATGAAAAAAAGGCCGTAACTCCGAATATGATGGATTCAAACAAACTCATGCAAAAACAAAAAAAAATTTTCCTCTCCCCATTTCACTTTGCCAGTACTATTTTATTTTTTACGAGTTTATTCTTAAGCCCAGTTTACACGCAAGAAAACAGACAATCCATCGACGAAATCAAGAAATCTGTAGTCCAAATCCGAGTGTTTTCACAAGCCAAAGACCCCTTCTCTCCCTGGATCTCCTCCGGGATTTCTGCCTCAACTGGTTCTGGTTTTTTGATCTCTCAAAACCGTATCCTCACCAATGCCCATGTTGTTTCCAATGCAAAATTTATGGAAGCCCAACGGAACAACCAAACCGAATGGTATGAGTTAAAAGTTTTATTCGTTGCACATGATTGTGATTTGGCGCTTCTTGAGGTATCCGATCCGGAGTTTTATAAAGACAGCAATTTTTTAGAACTTGGAAATTTACCAGAACTAGCAAGCCCTGTCGATATCATCGGTTACCCCATCGGTGGAAGCAAAATTTCTGTTAGCCGAGGAATTGTATCTCGAATTGAACAATCAACGTATGCACATTCCCAAATTGATAGTCATTTAGTTGTCCAAGTAGATGCCGCCATCAATCCAGGCAACTCTGGTGGACCTGCACTCCAAAATGGGAAGGTAGTTGGTGTTGCTTTTCAAGCCTCTACTAAAGGAGAAAATATTGGTTACATTATTCCCACAGGGGTGATCCAACATTTTTTAAAGGATATCGAAGACGGAACTTACCATGGTTATGTTGAATTAGGAATCCAAACGCAACCATCCTATTCTGAATCCCATAGAAAGTTCTATGAAATTCCATCCTCTGTCGAAGGAGTTTTTGTCACGAAAGTAATCAAAGCAGGTTCTGCAGATGGATATTTAAAACCAGGCGACTACCTAACAGCCATAGACGGTCGAAAAATTGGTAGGAATGGAAACTTATTAGAATCTAATTCCGTTGATTTTTTAGAACTAGTAGACAATAAATTCGCTGGTGAAGAAATACAATTCGATCTCATTCGAAACAAAAAGAGAATAAGTGTAAAATTTCCGGCTAAAAAAATGCCTCAGATGGAAAATCAACGGTCAAGGTACGGAATCAATTACGATTATCTTGTGTTTGGTGGTCTTGTATTCCAAACAGTCAATAGAGACCTCCTCGAATCTTGGAGCAAAAACGGACATACACAAGGAGGAAGCCTTCTTGTGTATCGATTTTATGATGCCACCACACTATCGGATGGACAATCAGAGGATGTAGTCTTGTATCGTAAGCTACCTCACCCAAACAATTCTAATTCTGATTTTTATTTGAATATGGTAGTGGAATCTTTGAATGGTACAAAGGTAAAAAATTTATCTCATCTAAAAGAACTTCTTGGGTCTACCAAAGAAAAAACCATAAGAATTCAATTTTATGGAATTCAATTACCAATGATCTTAGACAGAGAAGAGTCAGAACGTGCTGACCTTGAAATCAAAAAAACCTACCACCTAACGGAAAATTAA